One part of the Raphanus sativus cultivar WK10039 chromosome 7, ASM80110v3, whole genome shotgun sequence genome encodes these proteins:
- the LOC108816696 gene encoding zinc finger protein 4-like: MRPILGLEVEASSEHDHPDDTSSQAVSNLSPVGEYCRPISLNLSLRFNNNNLDLESSSLTLPISRTSESNNPEKQQQKPSGLKRVFSCNYCQRKFYSSQALGGHQNAHKRERTLAKRAVRMGLAGVFPRGSSSPYAAPLSCLPLHGNMTSFRTLGIQAHGCSSHDLRPSPETIIRNIARFNQGYYSNCVPFFVEDEDTELLWPGSFRQAAGAAVTAEACNDNLGESKVDFLEVKQAMDTESCLPDLTLKL, encoded by the coding sequence ATGAGACCCATCTTAGGCCTTGAGGTTGAAGCTTCATCGGAACATGATCATCCAGACGATACCAGTAGCCAAGCTGTCTCGAACTTGTCTCCGGTAGGAGAATATTGCAGACCCATCTCTCTCAATCTTAGCCTCCGtttcaacaacaacaatttGGATCTAGAATCATCTTCTTTGACGCTGCCAATTTCGAGGACGAGCGAAAGTAACAACCCagagaaacaacaacaaaaaccgTCTGGATTGAAGAGAGTCTTTTCTTGCAACTACTGTCAAAGAAAGTTTTACAGCTCTCAGGCTCTTGGCGGTCACCAGAACGCTCACAAACGCGAAAGAACGCTCGCAAAACGTGCTGTGCGTATGGGTCTGGCTGGAGTTTTCCCTAGAGGATCTAGTAGCCCCTATGCCGCTCCTCTCTCTTGCCTCCCTCTGCATGGTAACATGACATCATTCAGGACTTTGGGAATACAGGCGCATGGCTGCTCGTCCCACGACCTAAGGCCATCACCAGAAACGATTATTAGAAACATTGCCAGGTTTAACCAGGGGTATTACAGTAATTGTGTACCTTTCTTCGTGGAGGACGAGGATACCGAGCTGCTCTGGCCGGGGAGTTTCAGACAAGCGGCGGGGGCGGCGGTTACGGCTGAGGCTTGTAATGATAATTTAGGTGAAAGCAAAGTGGATTTCTTGGAGGTCAAACAAGCAATGGATACGGAGAGTTGTCTTCCAGATTTAACCTTGAAGCTTTGA
- the LOC108816691 gene encoding uncharacterized oxidoreductase At4g09670-like gives MGDNTVRFGLLGCIRFASKFVRTVTQSSNAVIIAISDPSIETANTFAAANDLSPENVSVYGSYEELLDDPGVDAVYLTMPVTQRAKWAVTAAEKRKHLLVETPPAQNAAEIDKIVDACVSNGVQFMDGTIWLHPKRTVRIREMMFDSGLVGDVRHMYSTMTTLVPEQVLERLTKEAMGLAGAIGELGWYPIGAALWAMSYQMPVSIRALPSSVATNSVGTILSCSASLQFGSTSTATAIIHCSFLSQLSTELAISGSKGSIQMNDYVIPYKEETAWFEYTSGAKFVDMHIGWNMMPEKVTVDCSGTEESQEGTMLREFVKLVQGIKRGDSEADPRWPEISRKTQLVVDAVKKSVDTGCEVVYL, from the exons ATGGGTGACAATACTGTGCGTTTTGGCCTTCTCGGATGCATCAGATTCGCGTCGAAATTCGTCAGAACGGTAACCCAATCCTCTAACGCCGTCATCATCGCCATCAGCGATCCGTCTATCGAAACCGCGAACACCTTCGCCGCCGCGAACGATTTATCCCCGGAGAACGTATCGGTGTACGGAAGCTACGAGGAGCTGCTCGACGACCCAGGCGTCGACGCCGTTTACCTGACGATGCCGGTGACTCAGCGAGCGAAATGGGCGGTGACGGCGGCGGAGAAGAGAAAGCATCTTCTGGTCGAGACACCGCCGGCGCAGAACGCGGCGGAGATTGATAAGATCGTGGATGCTTGTGTATCTAACGGCGTGCAGTTCATGGACGGTACGATCTGGTTGCATCCTAAACGGACGGTCAGGATTAGAGAAATGATGTTTGATTCTGGATTGGTTGGAGACGTTCGCCAC ATGTACAGTACGATGACGACTCTTGTACCTGAGCAAGTACTGGAGAGACTGACCAAAGAAGCGATGGGATTAGCTGGAGCCATCGGAGAGCTTGGGTGGTACCCTATAGGAGCAGCTCTATGGGCTATGTCTTACCAGATGCCAGTATCTATCAGGGCTCTTCCTTCCTCCGTCGCCACTAACTCTGTTGGGACCATCTTGTCCTGCTCTGCCTCCCTTCAGTTCGGTTCAACCTCAACCGCAACGGCAATCATCCATTGCTCCTTTCTCTCTCAGCTCTCGACTGAGTTAGCTATCTCAG GATCAAAAGGGTCGATTCAAATGAACGACTATGTGATCCCTTACAAGGAGGAAACAGCTTGGTTCGAGTACACAAGTGGCGCTAAGTTCGTGGACATGCACATTGGCTGGAACATGATGCCGGAGAAAGTCACGGTGGACTGCAGCGGAACTGAGGAGTCGCAGGAGGGAACGATgctgagagagtttgtgaagcTTGTCCAAGGAATCAAGCGGGGTGATTCAGAGGCCGATCCAAGGTGGCCAGAGATCAGTAGGAAGACGCAGTTGGTGGTTGATGCTGTGAAGAAATCTGTTGATACTGGTTGTGAAGTGGTTTATCTGTAG
- the LOC108816694 gene encoding uncharacterized protein LOC108816694 isoform X1, giving the protein MSPCMSSSSGNRSNNNGASSSYPPPPITSSRLYIANKAKEILATRDAAGITKLITNLCYAKEADESSNLLYETFKKHFPNLLAVKLIHAYRFMTTTTAFPSSSRSCVRSYSLDLLTSLLIDLEESNVALKTEALNDIKEHLNACLAQQETSDREFKLLTRIVSRVSVDFFIESIPWDELSSFIVSLDDKKMLLMFGELPTVLDEDFLKPLLENDLGFKIVKGLLDQDCEEWCLALEAGFNLMLQLINLERKDLVWDSVYAIVSSVWEMVNVRKRDVVVRKGLLRLVRKVRGEALRFRGAEYEFVTRLALMIERVDGLGDDTKIAAKMIRDVLDRYYMGGTGLDSSGFIQSLIGTHHSA; this is encoded by the exons ATGAGCCCATG TATGTCGTCTTCTTCAGGAAACCGAAGCAACAACAACGGAGCCTCTTCCTCTTACCCTCCTCCTCCCATCACTTCATCTCGTCTCTACATCGCGAACAAAGCTAAAGAGATCCTCGCAACACGCGACGCCGCAGGAATCACCAAACTCATCACCAACCTCTGCTACGCGAAAGAAGCAGACGAATCCTCTAACCTCCTCTACGAAACCTTCAAGAAGCATTTCCCGAATCTCCTAGCCGTCAAACTCATCCACGCGTACAGATTCATGACGACGACGACGGCGTTCCCCTCCTCCTCTCGCTCATGCGTTCGATCCTACTCCCTCGATCTCCTCACCTCGCTTCTCATCGACCTCGAAGAGTCTAACGTCGCGTTGAAAACAGAGGCGCTGAACGACATCAAAGAACATCTAAACGCTTGCCTTGCACAGCAAGAAACCTCCGATCGCGAGTTTAAACTCCTCACGAGAATCGTATCTCGCGTCTCCGTCGATTTCTTCATCGAGTCCATCCCGTGGGACGAGCTCTCCTCCTTCATCGTCTCTCTCGACGACAAGAAAATGCTGCTGATGTTCGGCGAGTTACCGACCGTTCTCGACGAAGATTTCTTGAAGCCGTTGCTGGAGAATGATCTCGGTTTCAAGATCGTTAAAGGCTTGCTTGATCAAGATTGTGAAGAATGGTGTTTAGCTTTGGAAGCTGGGTTTAATCTGATGCTGCAGCTGATAAACTTGGAGAGGAAAGATTTGGTTTGGGATTCGGTTTACGCGATCGTGAGTTCGGTTTGGGAGATGGTTAACGTGAGGAAACGAGATGTGGTTGTGCGTAAAGGGCTGTTGAGGTTAGTGAGGAAAGTGCGTGGTGAAGCATTGAGGTTTCGTGGGGCTGAGTATGAGTTTGTGACGCGTTTGGCTTTGATGATTGAGAGAGTGGATGGACTTGGAGATGATACGAAGATTGCTGCGAAGATGATTCGTGATGTTCTTGATAGGTATTACATGGGAGGTACAGGGTTGGATTCTTCGGGTTTCATCCAGAGCCTGATTGGTACTCATCACTCTGCTTAA
- the LOC108816694 gene encoding uncharacterized protein LOC108816694 isoform X2 — MSSSSGNRSNNNGASSSYPPPPITSSRLYIANKAKEILATRDAAGITKLITNLCYAKEADESSNLLYETFKKHFPNLLAVKLIHAYRFMTTTTAFPSSSRSCVRSYSLDLLTSLLIDLEESNVALKTEALNDIKEHLNACLAQQETSDREFKLLTRIVSRVSVDFFIESIPWDELSSFIVSLDDKKMLLMFGELPTVLDEDFLKPLLENDLGFKIVKGLLDQDCEEWCLALEAGFNLMLQLINLERKDLVWDSVYAIVSSVWEMVNVRKRDVVVRKGLLRLVRKVRGEALRFRGAEYEFVTRLALMIERVDGLGDDTKIAAKMIRDVLDRYYMGGTGLDSSGFIQSLIGTHHSA; from the coding sequence ATGTCGTCTTCTTCAGGAAACCGAAGCAACAACAACGGAGCCTCTTCCTCTTACCCTCCTCCTCCCATCACTTCATCTCGTCTCTACATCGCGAACAAAGCTAAAGAGATCCTCGCAACACGCGACGCCGCAGGAATCACCAAACTCATCACCAACCTCTGCTACGCGAAAGAAGCAGACGAATCCTCTAACCTCCTCTACGAAACCTTCAAGAAGCATTTCCCGAATCTCCTAGCCGTCAAACTCATCCACGCGTACAGATTCATGACGACGACGACGGCGTTCCCCTCCTCCTCTCGCTCATGCGTTCGATCCTACTCCCTCGATCTCCTCACCTCGCTTCTCATCGACCTCGAAGAGTCTAACGTCGCGTTGAAAACAGAGGCGCTGAACGACATCAAAGAACATCTAAACGCTTGCCTTGCACAGCAAGAAACCTCCGATCGCGAGTTTAAACTCCTCACGAGAATCGTATCTCGCGTCTCCGTCGATTTCTTCATCGAGTCCATCCCGTGGGACGAGCTCTCCTCCTTCATCGTCTCTCTCGACGACAAGAAAATGCTGCTGATGTTCGGCGAGTTACCGACCGTTCTCGACGAAGATTTCTTGAAGCCGTTGCTGGAGAATGATCTCGGTTTCAAGATCGTTAAAGGCTTGCTTGATCAAGATTGTGAAGAATGGTGTTTAGCTTTGGAAGCTGGGTTTAATCTGATGCTGCAGCTGATAAACTTGGAGAGGAAAGATTTGGTTTGGGATTCGGTTTACGCGATCGTGAGTTCGGTTTGGGAGATGGTTAACGTGAGGAAACGAGATGTGGTTGTGCGTAAAGGGCTGTTGAGGTTAGTGAGGAAAGTGCGTGGTGAAGCATTGAGGTTTCGTGGGGCTGAGTATGAGTTTGTGACGCGTTTGGCTTTGATGATTGAGAGAGTGGATGGACTTGGAGATGATACGAAGATTGCTGCGAAGATGATTCGTGATGTTCTTGATAGGTATTACATGGGAGGTACAGGGTTGGATTCTTCGGGTTTCATCCAGAGCCTGATTGGTACTCATCACTCTGCTTAA
- the LOC108816699 gene encoding uncharacterized protein LOC108816699 → MDDWEEEQLAPLPAKVELKSNWDDEDVDENVDENDIKDSWEEDDDDDNDEPAPVKPATDKATPKKAAAKSVEKKGKAADVPKEAPKEEPLDPISEKLRLQRLVEEADYKLTAELFGTKGDETKLDVFIPRAVEVSEESAW, encoded by the exons ATGGATGATTGGG AGGAGGAGCAGCTTGCACCACTTCCAGCTAAAGTTGAGCTTAAAAGCAACTGGGATGACGAGGATGTAGATGAGAATGTAGATGAGAATGATATTAAGGACTCTTgggaggaggatgatgatgatgacaacgACGAACCTGCTCCGGTAAAGCCTGCTACGGACAAGGCTACTCCTAAGAAAGCAGCAGCCAAATCTGTTGAAAAGAAGGGCAAAGCAGCCGATGTTCCAAAAGAAGCACCAAAGGAAGAACCTTTGGATCCTATCTCTGAGAAACTTCGCTTGCAGAG GCTTGTTGAAGAAGCTGACTACAAGCTAACTGCTGAACTCTTTGGAACGAAGGGTGACGAGACAAAACTTGATGTGTTCATCCCCAGGGCTGTTGAGGTTAGTGAGGAAAGTGCGTGGTGA
- the LOC108816700 gene encoding uncharacterized protein LOC108816700, with amino-acid sequence MDDWEDEQLAPLPAKVELKSNWDDEDVDENVDENDIKDSWEEDDDDDDNDEPAPVQPATEKAKAAAKAVEKKGKAADVPKEAPKEEEPLDPISEKLRMQRLVEEADYKATAELFGTKGEETKLDVFIPKSESDFLEYAEMISHRLKPYEKSYHYIALLKAVMRHSVTNMKAADVKDVASSITAIANEKLKAEKEAAAGRKKTGGKKKQLIVDKANDDLVAGPYDAMDDFEFM; translated from the exons ATGGATGATTGGG AGGATGAGCAGCTTGCACCACTTCCAGCTAAAGTTGAGCTTAAAAGCAACTGGGATGACGAGGATGTAGATGAGAATGTAGATGAGAATGATATTAAGGACTCTTgggaggaggatgatgatgatgatgacaacgACGAACCTGCTCCGGTACAGCCTGCTACTGAGAAGGCTAAAGCAGCAGCCAAAGCTGTTGAAAAGAAGGGTAAAGCAGCCGATGTTCCCAAAGAAGCACCAAAGGAAGAAGAACCTTTGGATCCTATCTCTGAGAAACTTCGCATGCAGag GCTTGTTGAAGAAGCTGACTACAAGGCAACTGCTGAACTCTTTGGAACGAAGGGTGAAGAGACAAAACTCGATGTGTTCATCCCCAAGTCTGAAAGCGATTTTTTGGAATATGCTGAAATGATTTCTCATAGGCTTAAACCATATGAG AAAAGTTATCATTATATTGCGCTACTCAAAGCAGTCATGAGACATTCCGTGACCAACATGAAGGCAGCAGATGTTAAAGATGTTGCTTCGTCCATTACAGCAATAGCAAATGAAAAACTTAAGGCGGAGAAAGAAGCTGCTGCTGGTAGAAAGAAGACTG GTGGGAAAAAGAAACAACTGATTGTAGATAAGGCCAACGACGATCTAGTGGCTGGTCCTTATGATGCCATGGACGATTTCGAGTTCATGTAG
- the LOC130497960 gene encoding uncharacterized protein LOC130497960 — MDLIQPAPTVIVCTRPGYKNREEFRSARFKDSPIVLFGFPGLENDKESPPTDNTHPLVWCQNEENKDKEFPCNFCERELDSTTGYYLCEEFDKRISKTNTIGFHKECIKPMTNNPYHPKHPLQVLVFSLAAPNKVCYCCYAYKTHFYYCFVCNFSICRDCAEQPVLLTIDHKKRHEHTLYYIPREASMTCDVCALNDRRYFIYVCHQCDYVVHKKCIYSPYVIKISRHEHRLSFTSSFLSGEWFCGICRKKINQNYGGYSCLKGCYYFAHSQCAIHKDVWDGKELEGEPEEIYENIMPFEEISDGIIKHFSHKHHMRLLKEVEKTKINKHCQACAFRIYEGDIYDCLECDFVLHKVCAHLPVKKQHVLHPHPLFLQEENLQTTFGCSACFRVCNSFRYVCQMADCLFKLDVNCAAVSVPLNHQCHPHLLFLPSQPGSARMCSICKKTEKIRLECGECDFVFCFPCAILPMKFNYNHDEHPLIFSYEEDSSGQHWCDVCEKEILPKNGIYTCYDCDIQLHIECLHGINMYILPCKEITLHEGKYDVLCNDLLLTRYTCKRCRKRCEDKIVYKTSDVIYCSMYCIVCEKYGIKN, encoded by the coding sequence ATGGACTTAATTCAGCCTGCTCCTACTGTTATCGTATGCACCCGTCCAGGGTACAAAAACAGAGAGGAATTTCGCTCAGCACGATTCAAAGATTCACCAATTGTATTGTTCGGTTTTCCCGGTCTAGAAAACGACAAGGAGTCCCCGCCTACAGATAATACTCATCCGCTTGTATGGTGCCAGAACgaagaaaacaaagataaaGAATTTCCATGCAACTTTTGCGAGCGTGAGTTAGATAGCACCACCGGGTATTATTTATGCGAGGAGTTCGATAAGAGGATCTCTAAAACCAATACTATTGGTTTTCATAAAGAGTGTATCAAACCGATGACCAACAATCCTTATCATCCTAAACATCCGCTCCAAGTTCTCGTATTTTCGTTAGCGGCACCGAACAAAGTATGCTATTGTTGTTACGCTTATAAAACTCacttttattattgttttgtatGTAATTTTAGCATTTGTCGTGATTGTGCGGAACAACCGGTACTCCTTACAATAGACCACAAGAAAAGGCATGAACATACACTCTACTACATTCCTAGAGAAGCCTCCATGACTTGTGATGTTTGCGCTTTGAATGATCGGAGGTACTTTATTTATGTCTGTCATCAATGTGATTATGTAGTCCATAAAAAGTGTATCTACTCGCCATACGTCATAAAGATTTCTCGTCATGAACATCGCCTCTCTTTCACTTCTTCGTTTCTTTCTGGAGAATGGTTTTGCGGGATTTGCcggaaaaaaataaaccaaaattatgGAGGATATTCTTGCTTGAAAGGTTGTTATTACTTTGCTCATTCCCAGTGTGCTATACATAAAGATGTATGGGATGGAAAAGAACTTGAAGGAGAACCCGaagaaatatatgaaaatattatgcCGTTTGAAGAGATAAGTGATGGAATTATAAAACACTTCAGTCATAAACATCATATGCGACTCCTCAAAGAAGTTGAGAAAACAAAGATTAACAAGCACTGCCAAGCATGCGCATTTCGCATTTATGAAGGTGATATTTATGATTGCTTGGAATGTGATTTTGTTCTCCACAAAGTATGTGCACATCTTCCAGTTAAGAAACAACATGTGTTACATCCTCACCCTCTTTTCTTACAAGAGGAAAATCTACAAACTACGTTTGGGTGTTCAGCTTGCTTTCGTGTATGCAACAGTTTCAGGTATGTGTGTCAAATGGCCGATTGTCTTTTCAAGTTAGACGTGAATTGTGCAGCTGTATCTGTACCACTTAATCATCAATGTCATCCACATCTTTTGTTCCTACCATCTCAACCTGGATCTGCAAGAATGTGTTCGATTTGTAAGAAAACCGAAAAGATCCGTTTAGAATGTGGAGAATGtgattttgtgttttgttttcccTGTGCAATTCTACCAATGAAGTTCAATTACAATCATGATGAACATCCTCTCATATTTTCATATGAAGAAGACTCGAGTGGTCAACATTGGTGTGATGTCTGTGAAAAAGAAATACTTCCCAAGAATGGAATATATACGTGCTATGATTGTGACATCCAACTCCATATTGAATGCTTACACGGGATCAACATGTACATCTTACCTTGTAAAGAGATTACACTTCATGAAGGAAAATACGATGTTCTTTGCAATGATCTCCTGCTCACACGGTACACATGCAAACGATGCCGCAAACGTTGCGAAGACAAGATCGTCTACAAGACATCCGATGTAATTTATTGTTCTATGTATTGTATAGTCTGTGAGAAATATGggatcaaaaattaa
- the LOC108818011 gene encoding uncharacterized protein LOC108818011 produces the protein MSSAMEQDTGMFKVQQTIGSVLCCKCGVPMPPNAANMCVNCLRSEVDITEGLQKSIQIFYCPECGCYLQPPKTWIKCQWESKELLTFCIKRLKNLNKVKLKNAEFVWTEPHSKRIKVKLTVQAEVLNGAVLEQSYPVEYTVRDNLCESCSRFQANPDQWVASVQLRQHVSHRRTFFYLEQLILRHDAASRAIRIQQVDQGIDFFFGNKSHANGFVEFLRKVVPIEYRQDQQLVSHDVKSSLYNYKYTYSVKICPVCREDLICLPSKVASGLGNLGPLVVCTKVSDNITLLDPRTLRCAFLDARQYWRSGFRSALTSRQLVKYFVFEVEAPVGEATVGGQKYALSYVQIARESDIGKMFYVQTHLGHILKAGDQALGYDIYGANVNDDEMEKYRLRVKNGLPEAILIKKCYDEQRERKKGKPRAFTTKKLPMEMDESRGGRGVDPEKMENEYEEFLRDLEENPELRFNISLYKNKDYQESETASMTDGEGAPTVPIEELLADLELSEEEEEEGDDEDEMDE, from the coding sequence ATGTCGTCAGCAATGGAACAAGACACAGGGATGTTCAAGGTCCAGCAAACAATCGGAAGCGTCCTGTGCTGCAAGTGCGGCGTCCCCATGCCTCCAAACGCAGCCAACATGTGCGTCAACTGCCTCCGCTCCGAAGTCGACATCACCGAGGGTCTCCAGAAGAGCATCCAAATCTTCTACTGCCCGGAGTGCGGCTGCTACCTCCAACCACCCAAGACATGGATCAAATGCCAGTGGGAGTCCAAAGAGCTCCTCACCTTCTGCATCAAACGCCTCAAGAACCTCAACAAGGTCAAGCTCAAGAACGCCGAGTTCGTCTGGACCGAGCCTCACTCCAAGAGGATCAAAGTCAAGCTCACGGTCCAGGCCGAGGTTCTCAACGGCGCTGTGCTGGAGCAGTCTTACCCCGTCGAGTACACGGTCAGGGATAACTTGTGCGAGTCTTGCTCGAGGTTTCAGGCGAATCCTGATCAGTGGGTTGCTTCGGTGCAGCTGAGGCAGCACGTCTCTCACAGGAGGACGTTCTTTTACCTCGAGCAGTTGATTCTCAGGCACGACGCTGCTTCCAGGGCGATTAGGATCCAGCAGGTTGATCAGGGGATTGATTTCTTCTTTGGGAATAAGAGTCATGCTAATGGGTTTGTTGAGTTTTTGAGGAAGGTTGTTCCCATTGAGTATCGTCAGGACCAGCAGTTGGTGTCTCATGATGTTAAGAGCAGTTTGTATAACTATAAGTATACTTACTCTGTTAAGATCTGTCCTGTCTGCCGTGAGGATCTTATCTGCTTGCCTTCAAAAGTCGCTAGCGGGTTGGGGAACCTCGGTCCGCTCGTGGTGTGCACGAAAGTTTCTGATAACATCACTCTGCTTGATCCTAGGACACTCAGGTGTGCGTTTTTGGACGCCAGACAGTACTGGAGATCCGGGTTTCGATCTGCGTTGACGAGTAGACAGCTTGTGAAGTACTTTGTGTTTGAAGTGGAGGCACCTGTTGGTGAAGCGACTGTTGGCGGGCAAAAGTATGCTCTGTCTTATGTCCAGATCGCGCGTGAGTCAGACATTGGTAAGATGTTTTATGTCCAGACTCATCTAGGACATATACTGAAAGCAGGAGATCAAGCTTTAGGGTATGATATATACGGCGCGAATGTGAACGATGATGAGATGGAGAAGTATCGTCTGAGAGTGAAGAATGGGCTTCCCGAAGCGATTTTGATCAAGAAATGCTACGACGAgcagagagagaggaagaagggGAAACCACGTGCGTTTACGACCAAGAAGCTTCCGATGGAAATGGATGAGTCGAGAGGAGGACGCGGAGTTGATCCGGAGAAGATGGAGAATGAGTATGAAGAGTTTTTGAGGGATCTTGAAGAGAACCCTGAGCTGAGGTTTAACATATCATTGTACAAGAACAAGGATTATCAGGAGTCTGAGACTGCTTCGATGACGGATGGAGAAGGTGCACCTACTGTGCCGATTGAAGAGTTACTAGCTGATCTTGAGCTcagtgaagaggaagaagaagagggcgATGATGAAGATGAGATGGATGAGTGA